A genomic window from Pelomicrobium methylotrophicum includes:
- the ctaD gene encoding cytochrome c oxidase subunit I has product MAAVHGHAESHAHGHEHHPSGLMRWVTTTNHKDIGTMYLWFSFVMFLVGGVMALTIRAELFQPGLQVVNPDFFNQMTTLHGLIMVFGAIMPAFVGFANWQIPMMIGAPDMAFPRLNNWSFWLLPPAALLLIISMFVPGGAAAAGWTLYPPLTVQLGMGMDLTIFAIHILGMSSIMGSINIITTILNLRAPGMTLMKMPLFVWTWLITAYLLIAVMPVLAGAVTMLLTDRHFDTHFFNAAGGGDPVLFQHIFWFFGHPEVYIIAIPAFGVISQVIPAFSRKPLFGYASMVYATASIAVLSFLVWAHHMFTVGMPVEAQLYYMYATMLIAVPTGVKVFNWIATMWRGSLTFETPMLFALGFLFLFTIGGLTGLILAITPVDIQLHDTYYVVAHFHYVMVAGALFSAFAGVYFWLPKWTGRMYDERLGKWHFWLSIIFFNVTFFPQHFLGLAGMPRRIPDYALQFADFNMMSSIGAFGFGLSQLLFLYIVLKAIRSGEKAPEKPWEGADSLEWTALPTPAPYHSFETPPVIK; this is encoded by the coding sequence ATGGCGGCAGTGCACGGACACGCTGAGAGCCACGCCCATGGGCACGAGCACCATCCCAGCGGGCTCATGCGCTGGGTGACGACCACCAACCACAAGGACATCGGCACGATGTACCTGTGGTTCAGTTTCGTCATGTTCCTCGTGGGCGGGGTGATGGCGCTCACCATCCGCGCCGAGCTGTTCCAGCCGGGGCTTCAGGTGGTGAACCCCGACTTCTTCAACCAGATGACGACGCTGCACGGCCTGATCATGGTGTTCGGGGCGATCATGCCGGCGTTCGTGGGCTTTGCCAACTGGCAGATCCCGATGATGATCGGGGCGCCTGACATGGCTTTCCCGCGACTCAACAACTGGTCGTTCTGGTTGCTGCCGCCGGCGGCGCTGCTGCTCATCATCTCCATGTTCGTGCCTGGAGGCGCGGCGGCGGCCGGCTGGACGCTGTATCCGCCGCTCACCGTCCAGCTCGGGATGGGCATGGATCTCACCATCTTCGCCATCCATATCCTGGGCATGTCCTCCATCATGGGGTCCATCAACATCATCACCACCATCCTCAACCTGCGGGCGCCGGGGATGACGCTGATGAAGATGCCCCTGTTCGTGTGGACCTGGCTCATCACCGCGTATCTCTTGATCGCTGTGATGCCGGTGTTGGCCGGGGCGGTCACCATGTTGCTCACCGACCGCCACTTCGACACCCATTTCTTCAATGCGGCGGGCGGCGGCGATCCGGTGCTGTTCCAGCACATTTTCTGGTTCTTCGGTCACCCGGAGGTGTACATCATCGCGATTCCCGCTTTCGGCGTGATCTCGCAGGTGATCCCGGCGTTCTCCAGGAAGCCGTTGTTCGGTTACGCCTCCATGGTGTACGCCACCGCCTCGATCGCCGTGCTGTCGTTTCTGGTGTGGGCGCACCACATGTTCACCGTGGGCATGCCGGTGGAGGCGCAGCTCTACTACATGTACGCGACCATGCTGATCGCGGTGCCCACCGGGGTGAAGGTGTTCAACTGGATCGCCACCATGTGGCGCGGGTCGCTCACCTTCGAGACGCCCATGCTCTTCGCCCTGGGCTTCCTGTTCCTCTTCACCATTGGCGGGCTGACAGGGTTGATCCTCGCCATCACGCCGGTGGACATCCAGCTCCACGACACCTACTATGTGGTGGCCCACTTCCACTACGTGATGGTGGCCGGCGCCCTCTTTTCGGCCTTCGCCGGGGTGTACTTCTGGCTGCCCAAGTGGACCGGGCGCATGTACGACGAGCGGCTCGGCAAGTGGCACTTCTGGCTGTCGATCATCTTCTTCAACGTGACCTTCTTCCCGCAGCACTTCCTGGGGCTTGCCGGCATGCCGCGCCGCATCCCGGATTACGCGCTGCAGTTCGCCGATTTCAACATGATGTCCTCGATCGGCGCCTTCGGCTTCGGGCTCTCCCAGCTCCTGTTCCTCTACATCGTGCTGAAGGCGATCCGCAGTGGCGAAAAAGCCCCCGAAAAGCCGTGGGAAGGGGCGGACAGCCTGGAGTGGACGGCGCTGCCCACGCCGGCGCCGTATCACAGCTTCGAGACGCCGCCAGTCATCAAGTAG
- the cyoE gene encoding heme o synthase translates to MASEATWHPTSRWQQYLQLTKPRVVSLIVFTAVIGMFLAVPGPVPLPPLVFGTLGIALVAGAAAAVNCLVEQKIDAVMTRTRGRPLPQGQLTSLQTLVFSGVIGGVGLAVLYNLVNPLTMWLTLATFVGYAIVYTVVLKPLTPQNIVIGGASGAMPPVLGWAAVTGEVSHDALLLFLIIFAWTPPHFWSLALYRKQDYAKAGVPMLPVTHGDQFTRLSVFLYTLILVAVTLLPFATRMSGWIYLSSALVLGAVYIAYAVRIYVAYTDRLARQAFRYSIVYLAALFSALLVDHYVRF, encoded by the coding sequence ATGGCTTCCGAAGCCACTTGGCATCCCACGTCGCGATGGCAGCAGTACTTGCAGCTTACCAAGCCGCGGGTTGTGTCGCTCATCGTTTTCACCGCTGTGATTGGCATGTTCCTCGCGGTTCCTGGGCCGGTCCCGCTGCCACCACTCGTGTTCGGCACCCTCGGGATCGCCCTAGTGGCGGGTGCCGCAGCGGCGGTGAACTGCCTGGTGGAGCAAAAGATCGACGCGGTCATGACGCGCACCCGGGGTCGCCCACTGCCTCAGGGACAGCTCACTTCTCTGCAGACGCTCGTGTTCTCGGGCGTGATCGGCGGGGTGGGGCTCGCCGTGCTCTACAACCTGGTGAACCCCCTCACCATGTGGCTGACGCTTGCCACCTTCGTGGGCTACGCCATCGTCTACACCGTGGTTCTCAAGCCTCTGACGCCTCAGAACATCGTGATCGGTGGTGCCTCCGGTGCGATGCCGCCCGTGCTGGGATGGGCGGCGGTCACCGGCGAAGTCTCCCACGACGCGCTGCTGTTGTTCCTCATCATTTTTGCCTGGACGCCACCCCATTTCTGGTCCTTGGCGCTGTATCGCAAGCAGGATTACGCGAAAGCGGGCGTCCCCATGCTGCCTGTGACTCACGGTGATCAGTTCACGCGCCTGTCGGTGTTCCTCTACACGCTGATTCTGGTGGCCGTGACCTTGCTGCCGTTCGCCACGCGAATGAGCGGCTGGATCTACCTTAGTTCAGCGCTCGTGCTGGGCGCTGTCTATATCGCCTACGCGGTGCGCATCTACGTGGCTTACACCGACCGCCTGGCGCGGCAGGCGTTCCGCTACTCCATCGTTTACCTGGCGGCCCTCTTCAGCGCGCTGCTGGTCGACCACTACGTGCGGTTCTGA
- the coxB gene encoding cytochrome c oxidase subunit II — MRQLFRGAPFALAPSLALGASKYNLQPPESPIAAQIYDLHTIILTICVIIFVVVFAFMFYAVFKHRKAAGHQAAHFHENTTVEIIWTIIPFFILVGMAYPATKTVIEMKDTSVPDMTIKVTGYQWKWHYDYLNEGISFYSNLATPKEQIEGRAPKGEHYLLEVDNPLVVPVGKKVRLLTTAGDVIHAWFVPAFGVKQDAIPGFIRDTWFRANTPGVYRGQCAELCGKDHGFMPIVVKVVEQAEYDRWVAEQKQKQAGGAVQVSEAPGAAR; from the coding sequence ATGAGACAACTATTCAGGGGGGCACCGTTCGCTTTAGCCCCGTCCCTGGCGCTCGGAGCATCCAAATACAACCTGCAGCCGCCGGAAAGCCCGATTGCAGCCCAGATCTACGATCTGCACACCATCATCCTCACCATCTGCGTGATCATCTTCGTGGTGGTATTTGCCTTCATGTTCTACGCGGTGTTCAAGCACCGCAAGGCGGCAGGCCACCAGGCCGCCCACTTCCACGAAAACACCACCGTCGAAATCATTTGGACCATCATTCCCTTCTTCATCCTCGTGGGGATGGCGTACCCGGCCACCAAGACCGTGATCGAGATGAAGGACACCTCCGTCCCCGACATGACCATCAAGGTGACGGGTTACCAATGGAAGTGGCACTACGACTACCTGAACGAGGGCATCAGCTTCTATAGCAACCTCGCCACCCCCAAGGAGCAGATCGAAGGCCGTGCCCCCAAGGGTGAGCACTACCTGTTGGAGGTGGACAACCCCCTGGTGGTGCCCGTGGGCAAGAAAGTGCGGCTGCTGACCACCGCCGGCGACGTGATCCACGCCTGGTTCGTTCCAGCCTTCGGCGTCAAGCAGGACGCCATCCCTGGCTTTATCCGGGACACCTGGTTCAGGGCCAATACGCCCGGCGTCTACCGGGGCCAGTGCGCCGAGCTGTGCGGGAAAGATCACGGTTTTATGCCCATCGTCGTGAAGGTGGTCGAGCAGGCCGAGTACGACCGGTGGGTCGCCGAACAGAAGCAGAAGCAGGCCGGCGGCGCGGTCCAGGTGAGCGAGGCGCCTGGAGCGGCGAGATAG
- a CDS encoding SCO family protein: MCAFPIVGSLAMYYLFPPSERVNYGELLTPRPLPDFTLPRVGGGAVSLADLKGKWWLVQVDSGLCPERCRLKLYQQRQVRLAQGKNMDRVERLWLIDDGIQPEEGLRRDYDGTWMADARAAAILGELPAIASVRDHVYLVDPLGNVVLRFPKNADPSRMVKDLARLLRASRIG, encoded by the coding sequence GTGTGCGCCTTTCCTATCGTCGGTTCGCTGGCGATGTACTACCTGTTTCCGCCCAGTGAGCGGGTCAACTACGGGGAGCTGCTGACGCCAAGGCCGCTGCCCGACTTCACGCTGCCCCGGGTAGGCGGCGGTGCGGTGAGCTTGGCCGATTTGAAGGGGAAGTGGTGGCTGGTGCAAGTGGATTCCGGCCTTTGCCCGGAGCGCTGCCGCCTAAAGCTCTACCAGCAGCGCCAGGTACGGCTTGCTCAAGGCAAGAACATGGATCGGGTGGAACGGCTTTGGCTGATCGACGATGGGATCCAGCCGGAGGAGGGGCTGCGCAGGGATTACGACGGCACGTGGATGGCGGATGCCCGGGCAGCCGCGATCCTGGGCGAGCTTCCTGCGATTGCATCGGTTCGGGACCACGTCTACCTCGTGGACCCCCTGGGCAACGTGGTGCTGCGCTTTCCCAAGAATGCCGATCCCTCGCGCATGGTGAAAGACCTGGCGCGGCTGCTGCGGGCGTCGCGTATTGGCTGA
- a CDS encoding cytochrome oxidase small assembly protein, with amino-acid sequence MKDDKARSLKNLRTGLILATIAAALFLGFVLKQYLLSR; translated from the coding sequence ATGAAAGACGACAAGGCACGATCGCTGAAGAACCTGAGGACGGGGCTGATCCTGGCGACCATCGCAGCCGCCCTGTTTCTCGGCTTCGTGTTGAAGCAATATTTGCTAAGCCGATGA
- a CDS encoding SCO family protein, producing the protein MRMLGWRFRFAGLVTGAALALGGCDFGAQPPAFKSTDVTGSAIQPAFRLVDHTGTPRTLEDFRGKVVVVFFGFTHCPDVCPTTLTEIALALKRLPPEEAQRVQVLFITVDPERDTPEVLAQYVPAFHPGFLGLTGDAAAVAEAARSFKVFYQKQPGEAPGSYSMDHSAGTYVFDPQGRLRLYVGHGQGAEVLAHDIRLLLAQTG; encoded by the coding sequence ATGCGGATGCTGGGCTGGCGCTTCCGGTTCGCGGGGCTGGTCACGGGCGCGGCCCTGGCGCTCGGCGGGTGCGACTTCGGAGCCCAGCCTCCCGCGTTCAAGTCCACCGATGTGACCGGCTCCGCGATCCAGCCCGCCTTCCGGCTCGTGGATCACACGGGGACCCCCCGCACCCTGGAAGACTTCCGCGGCAAGGTGGTCGTGGTGTTTTTCGGCTTTACCCATTGCCCAGACGTGTGCCCGACCACGCTGACCGAGATAGCCCTCGCCCTGAAACGATTGCCGCCGGAGGAAGCCCAGCGGGTGCAGGTGCTGTTCATCACGGTGGATCCGGAGCGGGATACGCCGGAGGTGCTGGCCCAGTACGTGCCAGCGTTTCATCCCGGTTTTCTCGGGCTCACCGGCGATGCGGCCGCCGTGGCCGAAGCCGCCCGGTCGTTCAAGGTGTTCTACCAAAAGCAGCCCGGAGAGGCGCCAGGCAGCTACAGCATGGACCACTCGGCCGGCACGTACGTTTTCGACCCCCAAGGCCGGCTGCGGCTCTACGTGGGCCACGGCCAGGGGGCGGAGGTGCTGGCCCACGACATCCGGCTGTTGCTCGCGCAGACCGGCTGA
- a CDS encoding twin transmembrane helix small protein has protein sequence MKLVVIVLVALIVSSLMSALYYLVKDKGHSDRTVKALTARVGLSVVLFLLLMLGYYFGLIPPQGL, from the coding sequence ATGAAGCTTGTCGTCATCGTACTGGTGGCGCTCATTGTGTCGAGCCTGATGTCGGCGCTGTACTACCTGGTCAAGGATAAGGGACACTCCGATCGCACTGTCAAGGCGCTCACCGCCCGGGTAGGGCTTTCGGTCGTGCTGTTCCTGCTGCTCATGCTGGGCTATTACTTCGGCCTGATCCCACCTCAGGGCCTTTGA
- a CDS encoding DUF2244 domain-containing protein has product MALALSDEAEFSIVCKRNASLTPAERRWVFRSIVALSLGIASGFAAVGAWPVVPFAGLELAALFFAFREIARHEQDSETIVIAGDTVSVETVHAGEHRRVEFNRYWVQVVVEEGSSLGAARVWLRSHGRLVQVGRHLPQEQRLSLARELKLRLAKR; this is encoded by the coding sequence ATGGCCCTGGCCCTCTCGGACGAAGCGGAATTCTCCATCGTCTGCAAACGCAATGCCTCCCTCACGCCTGCCGAGCGGCGTTGGGTGTTCCGATCAATCGTCGCCTTGTCCCTTGGGATCGCCTCGGGTTTTGCAGCGGTGGGGGCGTGGCCCGTGGTTCCCTTCGCGGGTCTGGAACTGGCGGCCTTGTTCTTCGCCTTCCGCGAAATTGCCCGGCATGAGCAGGACAGCGAAACCATCGTGATTGCCGGTGATACCGTGAGCGTGGAGACCGTGCATGCCGGAGAGCACCGCCGTGTGGAGTTCAACCGCTATTGGGTTCAAGTGGTGGTCGAGGAGGGCTCGAGCCTCGGAGCTGCCCGGGTGTGGCTACGCTCCCACGGACGGCTTGTTCAAGTGGGACGCCATCTTCCGCAGGAGCAGCGGCTGTCCCTCGCCCGAGAATTGAAATTACGCCTCGCGAAACGGTAA
- the bioD gene encoding dethiobiotin synthase — translation MALCSSSLPPEGFFVTGTDTGVGKTLVACALVHCLRAEGRRVAAMKPIAAGCEDGQWLDVEALVTACGEWVPRTQVNPYPLPLPIAPHLAARAAGVEIRPEPILEAFRSLAQQADAVVVEGVGGFRVPLAADWDTADLAAWLALPVVLVVGMRLGCLNHALLTTEAIRARGLRLIGWVANTIDPHMAAFQDNVATLQERLDAQCLGVIPHLDGPDPRVAARWVRLPSHGRE, via the coding sequence ATGGCTCTTTGCTCCTCATCCCTCCCTCCTGAGGGGTTCTTCGTCACCGGCACCGACACCGGGGTCGGCAAGACCCTGGTGGCGTGCGCCCTCGTGCACTGCCTGCGCGCGGAAGGCCGGCGGGTCGCCGCCATGAAGCCCATCGCCGCGGGCTGCGAAGACGGCCAGTGGCTCGACGTGGAAGCGCTGGTGACGGCATGCGGCGAATGGGTTCCCAGGACGCAGGTCAACCCCTACCCGCTGCCCCTGCCGATCGCACCGCACTTGGCTGCGCGCGCCGCAGGCGTGGAGATCCGGCCGGAGCCGATCCTGGAGGCCTTTCGCAGCCTGGCGCAGCAGGCGGACGCGGTGGTCGTCGAAGGCGTGGGCGGCTTCCGGGTGCCGCTGGCGGCGGACTGGGACACGGCCGACCTGGCGGCTTGGCTTGCCTTGCCCGTGGTGCTGGTGGTGGGCATGCGCCTGGGCTGCCTCAACCACGCGCTCCTGACCACCGAGGCGATCCGCGCCCGGGGCCTGCGGCTCATCGGCTGGGTCGCGAACACGATCGACCCCCACATGGCCGCATTCCAGGATAACGTGGCCACCTTGCAAGAGCGCCTGGACGCGCAATGCCTGGGGGTGATCCCCCACCTCGACGGGCCCGATCCGCGCGTTGCGGCCCGCTGGGTCCGTCTGCCGTCCCACGGCCGGGAATAA
- a CDS encoding cytochrome c oxidase assembly protein — protein sequence MSVAEANRALVRKLVVIAIAMFGFGFALVPLYEKFCEVTGIRDVGRADKVVNTQVDSSRTVTVELDTNVRGEVPWRFASVERQVRVHPGELVQVTFELTNPTSMPVAAQAIPSYGPQLAAPHVKKLECFCFSQQRLQPGETRRLPTVFVIDPALPKDVNTVTLSFTLFTIEGSAGQVSSVQDQRRG from the coding sequence ATGAGCGTCGCAGAAGCCAACCGAGCCTTGGTCAGGAAACTGGTGGTGATCGCCATTGCCATGTTCGGTTTTGGCTTCGCGCTGGTGCCGCTGTACGAGAAGTTCTGCGAGGTGACTGGAATCCGCGACGTCGGCCGGGCGGACAAGGTGGTCAACACTCAAGTGGATTCCTCGCGCACGGTCACGGTGGAACTGGATACCAACGTGCGCGGCGAGGTGCCGTGGCGCTTCGCGTCGGTGGAGCGCCAGGTGCGGGTCCATCCCGGCGAGCTGGTACAGGTGACTTTCGAGCTGACCAACCCCACATCGATGCCGGTGGCTGCCCAGGCGATTCCGAGCTACGGCCCTCAGCTAGCGGCGCCGCATGTGAAGAAGCTCGAATGTTTCTGCTTTTCCCAGCAGCGACTGCAGCCAGGGGAGACCCGGAGGCTCCCTACCGTGTTCGTGATCGATCCCGCCCTGCCGAAGGACGTGAACACGGTAACCCTGTCCTTCACGTTGTTTACGATCGAGGGCTCCGCCGGCCAGGTCAGCAGCGTGCAGGATCAGCGGCGGGGATGA
- a CDS encoding SURF1 family protein, whose product MAVTLALGNWQLDRASQKEQLQSRLERLGREPPVQLSAAPVRAQDLELRRVQVRGQFAAEETIYIDNRVYQGRVGYYVVTPLRIENSDTYVLVNRGWVPGTGRRDVLPEVKTPSGPVVVTGIAVSGRERIMTLSANVMEGRVWQSLDIDRYREKVPFRLQPIVVQQTSASDDGLVRDWPRRDSGVERHKAYALQWFALSATLLVLYIVLNAKRKV is encoded by the coding sequence ATGGCTGTTACGCTGGCGCTGGGAAACTGGCAGCTCGACCGGGCGTCGCAAAAAGAGCAATTGCAGTCCCGGCTTGAGCGCCTCGGTCGGGAGCCGCCGGTGCAATTGTCCGCGGCGCCTGTGCGGGCGCAGGACCTCGAGCTGCGGCGGGTACAGGTTCGCGGCCAGTTTGCAGCGGAGGAGACCATTTACATCGACAATCGCGTCTACCAGGGCCGTGTCGGCTATTACGTGGTCACGCCCCTCAGGATCGAGAACAGCGACACCTACGTGCTGGTGAATCGGGGTTGGGTTCCGGGCACGGGGCGCCGGGATGTGCTGCCGGAAGTGAAGACGCCAAGCGGTCCGGTGGTCGTGACTGGGATCGCGGTGAGTGGACGAGAGCGCATCATGACCCTGTCCGCCAACGTGATGGAGGGGCGCGTCTGGCAAAGCCTCGACATCGACCGTTACCGGGAAAAGGTCCCTTTCCGGCTGCAGCCCATTGTGGTACAGCAGACCAGCGCCTCTGACGACGGGCTGGTGCGCGACTGGCCCCGGCGCGACAGCGGGGTCGAGCGCCACAAGGCCTATGCGCTTCAGTGGTTCGCCCTGAGCGCCACGCTCCTTGTGCTCTACATCGTCCTCAATGCAAAGCGGAAAGTCTGA
- the rpoH gene encoding RNA polymerase sigma factor RpoH, with protein sequence MSQALALPIPAPTAVGSLEAYVQAVNRFPVLSQEEEVRLARRFRDEGDLEAARQLILSHLRVVVAIVRGYLGYGLPQADLIQEGNIGLMKAVKRFDPDRGVRLVSFAVHWIRAEIHEFILRNWRLVKVATTKAQRKLFFNLRSLKQDLGPMNSTEVQDVAKRLGVKPSEVVEMETRLSGQDVALEAPVDDGEEGLHPIAYLADGSEEPAALLEARESERLRGEGLQKALSSLDPRSRRIIEARWLREKDPATLHQLAAEFNVSAERVRQIEQKAMEKMRRVISATVTA encoded by the coding sequence ATGAGTCAAGCGCTTGCTTTGCCCATCCCGGCTCCGACCGCGGTCGGGAGCTTGGAGGCGTATGTTCAAGCGGTCAACCGTTTCCCCGTTCTGAGCCAGGAAGAAGAAGTACGCCTGGCGCGCCGATTTCGTGACGAAGGCGACCTGGAAGCTGCCCGTCAACTGATTCTTTCCCATCTGCGGGTGGTCGTCGCGATCGTACGCGGCTACCTCGGGTACGGGCTGCCGCAGGCAGACCTCATTCAAGAGGGCAACATCGGGTTGATGAAAGCGGTAAAGCGGTTTGACCCGGACCGAGGTGTTCGCCTGGTCTCCTTCGCGGTGCATTGGATCCGTGCCGAGATCCACGAATTCATCCTGCGCAACTGGCGCCTGGTCAAAGTAGCCACGACCAAGGCCCAGCGCAAGCTGTTCTTTAATCTCAGGAGCCTGAAGCAGGACCTGGGACCCATGAACAGCACCGAGGTCCAGGACGTGGCCAAGCGGCTCGGCGTCAAGCCCTCGGAAGTGGTGGAGATGGAAACCCGCCTCTCCGGGCAGGATGTGGCGCTGGAAGCTCCGGTGGACGATGGGGAGGAGGGATTGCACCCCATCGCCTACCTGGCTGATGGTTCCGAGGAGCCCGCCGCCCTCCTGGAGGCTCGCGAATCGGAGCGGCTGCGCGGCGAGGGCCTGCAAAAAGCGCTGTCCAGCTTAGACCCCCGCAGCCGCCGCATCATCGAAGCCCGCTGGCTGCGCGAAAAGGACCCCGCCACCCTCCACCAGCTTGCGGCCGAGTTCAACGTCTCGGCGGAGCGCGTGCGCCAGATCGAACAGAAGGCGATGGAGAAAATGCGGCGCGTGATCAGTGCCACGGTAACCGCCTGA
- a CDS encoding cytochrome c oxidase subunit 3 — protein sequence MTTQAGGYYLPAPSYWPVVGSTGLFFMAIGAVFLFNEMYTAGWVSLGVGVAILVYMMIGWFGTVIRENERGLYNKQVDISFRWAMSWFIFSEVMFFAAFFGALFYMRVLSVPWLGDMDQKLLWPDFTAGWPVAGPGIKEQFTPIGAWGIPALNTLLLLSSGVTVTWAHWGLKKNNRAQLIWGLIFTIALGATFLGFQAYEYGHMITELNVTLATGAYGATFFMLTGFHGFHVTIGTIMLIVILGRALAGHFTPDNHFAFEGVSWYWHFVDVVWLLLFVFVYWL from the coding sequence ATGACGACTCAGGCAGGCGGCTACTACCTCCCGGCCCCGTCGTACTGGCCGGTGGTGGGCTCGACCGGGCTGTTTTTCATGGCCATCGGTGCGGTGTTTCTTTTCAACGAGATGTACACGGCTGGCTGGGTCAGCCTTGGCGTCGGCGTTGCCATCCTCGTCTATATGATGATCGGATGGTTCGGCACCGTCATCCGGGAAAACGAACGTGGCCTCTACAACAAGCAGGTGGATATCTCCTTCCGATGGGCGATGAGCTGGTTTATCTTCTCGGAGGTGATGTTCTTCGCCGCGTTCTTCGGCGCCCTATTCTACATGCGGGTGCTGTCGGTGCCGTGGCTGGGCGATATGGACCAGAAGCTCCTTTGGCCGGACTTCACGGCCGGCTGGCCTGTGGCAGGCCCCGGCATCAAGGAGCAGTTCACGCCGATCGGGGCATGGGGCATTCCGGCGCTCAACACGCTGCTGCTGCTTTCCTCCGGCGTCACGGTGACTTGGGCGCATTGGGGTCTCAAGAAGAACAACCGGGCCCAGCTCATTTGGGGCCTGATCTTCACCATCGCCCTCGGGGCCACTTTCCTGGGGTTCCAAGCCTACGAATACGGGCACATGATCACCGAGCTCAACGTGACTTTGGCCACCGGCGCCTACGGAGCCACGTTTTTCATGTTGACCGGGTTTCACGGCTTTCACGTGACGATCGGCACCATCATGTTGATCGTCATCTTGGGGCGCGCGCTTGCCGGCCACTTCACGCCCGACAACCACTTCGCGTTTGAGGGCGTGTCGTGGTACTGGCACTTTGTCGACGTGGTGTGGCTGCTGCTGTTCGTGTTCGTGTACTGGCTGTGA
- a CDS encoding DUF2970 domain-containing protein, whose translation MSQVGPQDKEPGLLAAVKAVFCAFFGVRGSKAHEEVSHLRPVYFVVAGIVGAALFVLVLVTLVHFVTGKG comes from the coding sequence ATGAGCCAGGTCGGTCCTCAGGACAAGGAACCCGGGCTGCTGGCCGCCGTCAAGGCAGTGTTTTGTGCCTTCTTCGGAGTCCGCGGGAGCAAGGCGCATGAAGAGGTCAGTCATCTGCGGCCGGTGTACTTCGTCGTGGCCGGCATCGTCGGCGCGGCGCTGTTCGTGCTGGTCCTGGTGACGCTGGTGCATTTCGTCACCGGTAAGGGTTGA
- the ftsX gene encoding permease-like cell division protein FtsX: MIRWLRQHGRVFLQTLRRFKAQPVAVLLNTLVIGVALSLPTAGYVLLNHARAAADGVAARPQLSLFLQVDASAETVSQLKVRLENHPAVAAVRFVPKDTALEQLAQSTGLGDLTQVLDGNPLPDAFVIDAKDLAPPALDRLREEMSRWPGVEHVQVDSGWARRLDALLRLGRTGMALLGGLLALALVLTTFNTIRLQILTQRDEIELSKLIGATDGFIRRPFLYYGTLLGLLGGVAAWAIVEGSLRLLADPVAELAQLYGAAFRLTSLGIRDSLGLLGLSAALGWLGASLSVARHLRDIEPR, encoded by the coding sequence ATGATCCGCTGGTTGCGGCAACACGGGCGTGTGTTCCTGCAGACGCTGCGCCGGTTCAAAGCCCAGCCGGTGGCGGTCTTGCTGAACACCCTGGTGATCGGCGTTGCCTTATCCCTTCCGACGGCGGGCTACGTGCTGCTCAATCACGCGAGGGCCGCCGCGGATGGGGTGGCCGCTCGGCCCCAGCTCAGCCTGTTCCTGCAGGTCGACGCCAGTGCCGAAACGGTGTCCCAGCTCAAAGTGCGCCTGGAAAATCACCCCGCCGTGGCCGCCGTGCGTTTCGTGCCCAAGGACACGGCGCTCGAGCAGCTCGCCCAGAGCACAGGGCTCGGCGACCTGACTCAGGTTCTGGACGGCAACCCCCTGCCCGATGCCTTCGTCATCGACGCCAAAGACCTCGCCCCCCCAGCGCTGGACCGGCTGCGGGAGGAGATGAGCCGCTGGCCAGGGGTGGAGCATGTCCAGGTGGACTCAGGCTGGGCCCGCCGCTTGGACGCCCTGCTCCGGCTGGGTCGGACGGGAATGGCGCTCCTGGGAGGGCTGCTGGCGCTGGCCCTGGTGCTGACGACGTTCAACACGATCCGCCTGCAGATCCTCACCCAGCGCGACGAAATCGAGCTGTCCAAGCTCATCGGCGCCACCGACGGGTTCATCCGCCGGCCGTTCCTGTATTACGGCACCCTATTGGGCCTGCTCGGGGGGGTGGCGGCCTGGGCCATCGTGGAAGGAAGCCTGCGGCTGCTGGCGGACCCGGTGGCGGAGTTGGCCCAGCTCTACGGTGCCGCCTTCCGCCTGACCTCCTTGGGGATCAGGGACAGCCTCGGCCTCCTGGGGCTCTCGGCCGCGCTGGGCTGGCTAGGCGCCAGCCTCTCCGTGGCCAGGCACCTTCGGGACATCGAGCCTCGGTAA